A portion of the Edaphobacter lichenicola genome contains these proteins:
- the pucL gene encoding factor-independent urate hydroxylase — protein sequence MIELAENSYGKSRVRLMKVTRHDHGHDLREWTVQVLLRGDFDTAHLDGDNSKILPTDTMKNTVYSLARTSKTSSMEDYAKELADFLLGRNPQVESASIRIEGTLWKRLTVDGEPHPSAFMRGSNELQTTSVERAQNGTFRVLSGLDNLVLLKTANSGFEGYIKDSLTTLPETKDRLFGTAVSAEWRYTSANLNFDTVRTTLRETLLCTFANHDSKSVQQTLYAMAQSALEEVAEIDEIEIIMPNKHCLLVDLSRFGQDNPNEIFVPTDEPHGYIEARVRRKS from the coding sequence ATGATTGAACTGGCTGAAAATAGCTATGGAAAATCCCGTGTTCGCCTGATGAAGGTGACACGTCACGATCATGGCCACGACCTTCGCGAGTGGACCGTGCAAGTCCTGCTCCGGGGAGACTTCGACACAGCACACCTCGACGGCGACAACAGCAAAATTCTTCCAACAGACACGATGAAGAACACCGTGTACTCTCTCGCTCGGACCTCGAAGACCTCCTCAATGGAGGACTACGCCAAAGAACTTGCCGACTTCCTCCTTGGACGAAACCCACAGGTTGAATCCGCTTCAATCCGCATCGAGGGCACGTTATGGAAGCGTCTTACCGTTGACGGCGAGCCACATCCAAGTGCCTTCATGCGCGGCAGTAATGAGCTTCAGACTACAAGCGTCGAACGTGCACAGAATGGGACATTTCGCGTTCTCTCGGGCCTCGACAACCTTGTGCTACTCAAAACGGCCAACTCCGGCTTCGAAGGCTACATCAAGGATTCGCTGACCACATTACCGGAGACAAAAGACCGGCTCTTCGGAACCGCCGTCAGTGCCGAGTGGCGCTACACCTCTGCGAATCTGAACTTCGATACTGTCCGCACAACTCTTCGCGAAACCCTGCTTTGTACGTTCGCGAACCACGACAGCAAGTCCGTTCAGCAGACCCTCTATGCAATGGCTCAAAGCGCACTCGAAGAAGTGGCCGAGATCGACGAGATCGAGATTATCATGCCGAACAAACACTGTCTTCTAGTCGATCTATCGCGCTTCGGGCAAGACAATCCCAACGAAATCTTCGTCCCGACAGATGAACCACACGGATATATAGAAGCGCGCGTCCGGCGCAAATCCTGA
- the allE gene encoding (S)-ureidoglycine aminohydrolase produces the protein MHKLGQTRSTNQRDHLLHTPDTFVRAALPGMELANAVVHISPAGGAAFTQYTAELEPGGKLGPTSNQRFIYTLEGAADLATDTTFQTLTPGAYAYFPEDTAHTLTAQQTTRLAVIEKPYDTLASISAPETLVGHEDKILSVPLNDDPDLQVRSLLPNSLSFDFAVNTMTYQPGAALSMVEVHVMEHGLLMLEGGGIYRLGGSWYPVTAGDFIWMGPFCPQWFGAIGKRPAKYLIYKDWNRHPLV, from the coding sequence ATGCATAAGCTCGGACAGACCCGTAGCACCAATCAACGCGACCACCTGCTCCACACGCCCGACACTTTCGTCCGCGCTGCATTGCCAGGCATGGAACTGGCTAACGCCGTCGTCCATATCTCACCCGCAGGGGGCGCGGCCTTCACGCAGTACACCGCCGAACTGGAGCCCGGCGGCAAGCTCGGCCCCACCTCCAATCAGCGGTTCATCTACACGTTGGAGGGCGCCGCCGACCTCGCGACTGACACGACTTTTCAGACTCTGACCCCAGGGGCGTACGCTTATTTTCCCGAAGACACTGCACACACACTGACAGCGCAGCAGACAACGCGCCTTGCCGTTATCGAAAAACCGTACGACACGCTAGCGTCTATCTCTGCTCCAGAGACGTTGGTAGGCCACGAAGACAAAATCCTCTCGGTGCCGCTCAACGACGACCCGGACCTCCAGGTTCGCAGCCTTCTTCCCAACTCCCTATCCTTCGACTTTGCCGTCAACACTATGACCTACCAACCAGGCGCCGCGCTCAGCATGGTCGAGGTACACGTCATGGAGCACGGTCTGCTGATGCTCGAAGGTGGCGGCATCTACCGACTAGGAGGCAGCTGGTACCCCGTCACCGCAGGCGACTTCATCTGGATGGGCCCCTTCTGTCCACAATGGTTCGGCGCAATTGGCAAACGCCCAGCGAAATACCTCATCTACAAAGATTGGAACCGGCATCCGCTTGTCTAA
- a CDS encoding allantoate amidohydrolase: MTGIKTDRAERIIVLCREIATHTEIAGEITRRFLTPPMHDVHRLIRDRMIAAGMTVRVDAIGNMRGLWPAAAAKSPRLIIGSHLDTVPNAGAFDGILGVVLGIAVIEELQGKRLPFSIEVIGFSEEEGVRFNKPFLGSLAAVGNLDAEALARKDRDGVSVAEAIRAYGLDPAQLPAAVLSDESFAYLEFHIEQGPILESEEQSLGVVEALVGQTRMQFVFDGQANHAGTTPMHLRRDAMAAAAEWIAAVEDYASSHRGLVATVGKVEVYPGAGNVIAGRVTASLDIRHAEDSARNTAVAALMDAAKRVSAKRNVQVTFATQLEQQAVPLDPSLTDTLYIAAAQAGFPSRRMTSGAGHDAMILAPKIPSSMLFLRSPRGLSHHPDESVLPQDVEAALATALEFLTLLGDDKSKPKDGHA; this comes from the coding sequence ATGACAGGCATAAAAACAGATCGCGCCGAACGCATCATCGTCCTCTGCAGGGAGATCGCAACCCATACAGAGATTGCCGGCGAGATTACACGACGTTTTTTGACGCCGCCAATGCATGACGTTCACAGACTGATACGCGATCGGATGATAGCGGCTGGAATGACGGTGCGTGTTGACGCTATCGGCAATATGCGTGGTTTGTGGCCCGCAGCCGCAGCAAAATCGCCTCGACTCATCATCGGCTCCCATCTCGATACGGTTCCCAATGCCGGGGCTTTCGATGGCATTTTAGGAGTCGTCCTCGGCATCGCGGTAATAGAGGAGCTGCAAGGCAAACGCCTTCCATTCTCTATTGAAGTCATCGGATTTTCAGAAGAGGAGGGTGTACGTTTCAACAAACCATTCCTCGGGAGCCTCGCAGCGGTTGGTAACCTGGATGCCGAAGCTCTCGCCCGCAAGGATCGAGACGGTGTCAGCGTCGCTGAAGCGATTCGCGCCTACGGTCTTGATCCTGCACAGCTCCCAGCAGCGGTCTTATCCGACGAGTCATTCGCGTATCTCGAATTTCACATCGAACAAGGGCCAATCCTCGAGAGCGAGGAACAATCGCTGGGAGTTGTCGAAGCTCTCGTCGGCCAGACGCGGATGCAATTCGTCTTCGATGGACAAGCCAACCACGCAGGCACCACACCCATGCATTTGAGGCGTGACGCAATGGCTGCCGCCGCCGAATGGATCGCTGCGGTCGAAGACTATGCGTCCTCGCACAGAGGCCTTGTCGCGACCGTCGGCAAAGTAGAAGTCTATCCTGGCGCTGGGAACGTCATCGCAGGCCGGGTGACAGCATCGCTCGACATCCGCCACGCCGAAGACTCGGCTCGCAACACAGCCGTCGCCGCGCTGATGGATGCAGCAAAGCGCGTGAGCGCCAAACGCAATGTCCAGGTCACATTCGCCACTCAACTTGAGCAGCAAGCCGTTCCGCTCGATCCATCCCTCACGGACACGCTCTACATCGCGGCGGCGCAAGCAGGCTTTCCTAGTCGCAGAATGACCAGTGGTGCAGGCCATGATGCGATGATCCTCGCCCCGAAGATCCCCTCATCCATGCTCTTTCTTCGCAGTCCGAGGGGTCTCAGCCATCATCCAGATGAATCTGTTTTACCTCAAGACGTTGAAGCTGCGCTCGCCACAGCGCTGGAGTTCCTCACTCTATTAGGCGATGATAAATCGAAGCCAAAGGACGGCCATGCATAA